The uncultured Paludibaculum sp. sequence CCGGTTCACGTTGTCGCTGGTCGCGTACGGCCACAGCGGCAGCGGCCGGTTCACGGCCGTGTTCGACTCCGACATGATCCCATCGGTGAACTCCTGCATGTAGTTGAAGTACCCTGCCTGCGGACGCTTCCCAGCGATCAGCCGCCCAATCGCCTGCGACACCTCACGCGCGCTCTTGCGTAGGAACTCCCTGTAGACGTCATCCGGCTTGTCAGGGATCTCGCGTTGGTACTCATCCCGGTACTTCTTCCGGCAGGCCGCGCAATGGCAGAGCCCCACGGGATTCCCGCTGTAATCCGTCGACTGGTTGCCGAACATGTTGAAGAACAGCCCGTCGACCTCGTAGCGATCCAATCCTTCCGTCAGAATCAGCATCACCTGCTCGCGGTAATAGCCTCCGTTGATGCAGGTGGAGTAGAGGCCGTTGTAGACGACCGGCGACCCGTTGGCTTTCTGGAAGAACCACTCCGGATGCGCCTCATAGACCGCCTTCTGGGTCTTGCTGAAGTCGTATCGCCCTACTACGCGAATGTGGCGCGCGTGCGCCTCCCGAACGATGTCGCCGAAGGTGTCTTTCCCGGCCGGTAGGTACGCACTGGGGTAGTGAAACGGAACTGTGGAAGGGTAATACGCGCAGATGCCGCCCATCCCCATCAGCACGACATTGGCTCGCATCGCCGCCAACTGCCCAACGAGGTGCCGTGCATCCAGGCCGGCATCGGTCTCCCGCAGATTCGTCTGCACCCAGCGAATGGGCTCGTTCATCCACCAGCCCGGTTGAGCCTGCGCCGCCGCGCCGGCAAGACACAACAGGAACGCGAGGCGAATCATGCTCCCGAGGATATCTCAACCGCCCGGTGCCGGCCGATATTCCGGTGCAAGATTCGGCCGGCCCCCGTGGGTCACTGATTCGAGGGGATCATCAGGACCAGCAGCGAGAGCAGCGCCGCCAGAATGACGAACACGACAAAGGCCTCGCGGAGCCAATCCGCGACCTGCGGGGTGTGATAAATGCGCATGGCCCGAGCCTCCCGGAAGCATAGTACGGCCACCGCACGGCGGAATCAAGGACTTTCAGGCCGTGTTTCTCAGCCGGCGGAAATCACTTCACGACAAAACGCAACGGCAAGTGGGCGTCCTGCCGGATCCCGATCCTCGGGGTCACTTCAATCGACTGGGGCTCCGCCCCCGCGTATACGCGGATCGGCCCAACAGTGACATCGCAGCCGTTCTGCTCCAGCGTGATGCCCAGCGATCGCGTCAGCTTGCCCGGCCCGTCGCCTGCCCCTTCCACCGACCGGATCAGCACACAACCAGCTACACCTTCCGGCTCCGCCACGATGTTCAGGCAATAGTACATCCCGTAGATGAAATAGACATAGGCATGCCCGGCTGGTCCGAAGATGACTTTGGTGCGAGGCGTGATTCCTCGATGGGTGTGCGCGGCGCGGTCGCCTTCGCCCAGGTAGGCCTCCACCTCGAGAATCCGTCCCCGCCGCCCGTTAAATTCCAGAATCTGACCCAGCAGCGATCGGGCCACCTCCACGGTGGGCCGTTCATAGAAGGAGCGAGGCAGGACTCGGAAGTGCATATCAAACGACGTCAAGGTACGCTAAGTACGAGGATAGCGAGGCCAGCGGGAAGCTGAGAGCTGACAGCTCAAGGACCGACCCCGAAACCTAGCCAGCCGCCCAGCACTATGCGCCTGTTCATCGGTCTCGACTTGCCCTACGAAATGCGGCGCAACCTCGAGCTTCTTCTCAAGCTGCTGCAGCCCAAGGCGGACATCGCCTGGAGCCCGCTCTCGAACCTGCACGTCACCACAAAATTTGTCGGCATGTGGCCGGTGGAACGTCTGGATGAACTGAAGGACGCTCTGCGCGAGGTGCCGCGCCCGGGTCCGCTCAAGATCGGCATCCGCGGACTGGGCTGGTTTCCCAATCCCCATAATCCTCATGTGCTCTACGCCGGAATCCAGGCGCCTGATGCATTGCAGCAGTTGGCGAAGGACTGCGACGCCGCCTGCGCGGAACTCGGTGTCCCGCCCGAAACGAAGCCGTTCCATCCGCACCTCACTCTCGCCCGCATCAAAGGGCCGGTGGAGTTGTTCCCGCTGAAGAAGGCCATCGCTGATCTGCCCAGCGCCGACTTCGGCGCCTTCACGGCCAAGGAGTTCCACCTTTACCAGAGCCGCCCCACCGCCGCCGGCTCCGTCTATACGAAGTTTGCGTCCTATCCCCTAGAAGTATGACCACCCCATTGTTGATCCTCCTGGCCGCCTACCTGCTTGGCGGAGTTCCATTCGGCTACATTCTTGTGCGGTTGAAGACCGGCCAGGACGTCCGCTCCATGGGCAGCGGCAACATCGGGGCCACGAATGTCCTGCGCACCTCCGGCCGCGCCGTTGGCATCCTTACTCTTCTGTTGGATATCGGTAAGGGCTGGTTTTCCGTCTGGCTGATGGGCCATTTCACCGGCGGCAACCTCTCCTGGATGGCGGGTGCCGCGGTCGCCGTTGTTCTTGGCCATGCATTCCCCATCTTCCTGAAGTTCCAGGGAGGGAAGGCGGTCGCGAGCTTCGCCGGAGCGGCTCTCGCACTGGCGCCCGCCGCCCTGTTGGGCGTCATCATTGTTTTTGTCCTGGTCGTCGCCGTCACACGCTTCATCTCGCTGGGCTCCATCCTGGGCGCGGCTCTCTTCCCGCTGGGCGTCTGGCTTATCTACCACCCGGAATGGCCGGTGATGGCGGCCTGCATCTTCTGCGGCGCCTTCGTCGTCTGGCGTCATAAGTCCAACATCCAGCGTCTACGTGCCGGCACCGAGAACGTCTTCCACTTCGGGGGCAAGAAGTAAGTGAAGGATCTGTCAGTCATTGGTGGAGGCAGTTGGGGCACCGCTCTCGCCATCGTCCTTGCGCCTCGTTTTGAGCGCGTCCGCCTGTGGGTGTACGAGCAGGATCTGGCCGAACGCATGCGCACGACGCGCCGCAACGATGTCTACCTGCCCGACAGCACGCTGCCGGCGAACATCGAAGTCTCTTCGGACGTGCATGCCAGTGCGTTGGGTGCGGAGGTTGTCCTCGGCGTCATGCCGTCGCACCACGCGCGGCCCATCTACACCCAACTACTGCCGGTCCTGCAGCCGGACATGCTGTTCGTCAGCGCGACCAAAGGACTGGAAAACGGCTCGCTCGACCGGGTCAGCGAAGTGATGCGCGAGGTGATCGGCGTTCAGTTCACGCCTCGTGTCGGCGTCCTGAGCGGTCCCACCTTCGCCAAGGAAGTCGCCCGCGGGGAGCCCGCCGCCATCGTCATCGCGTCGCATGACGCCGAACTGGCCAGGGCGATCCAGCACGCGTTCTCCGGACCCACACTGCGGCTCTACACCAATAACGATCCCGTGGGCGTCGAAATCGGGGCCTCGCTCAAGAACGTCATCGCCATCGCCGCCGGTGTCTGCGCCGGACTCGGCCTGGGTGCCAACACCATGGCAGCCCTCATCACCCGAGGTCTTGCGGAGATTACGCGTCTCGCCATCGCCGCCGGCGGGGAGGCCCGCACGCTTTCTGGCCTGGCCGGGTTGGGCGACCTCGTACTCACCTGCAACGGCGAGTTGAGCCGCAATCGCACCGTCGGTTTCCAGTTGGGCCAGGGGCGAACGTTGGACGAAATCCTGGGCGGCATGCGCATGGTTGCCGAAGGCGTACAGACGACCTACGCCGCCATGGACCTGGCAGCGCGCCTCGGCGTGGAACTGCCTATCACGCGCCAGATGTATGCCATCCTTCGCGAGGGGAAGTCCCCACGCGAGGGTCTGCGCGACCTGATGGACCGGTCGTTGAAAGAAGAGTAGCCGTCAGTTCCCGACAGGCGGATATGGAATTTCCGTAACCTGGTGTAAACCCACTCCGTGCTGCTCGCGTCATCACATGCATGACCAGCGGAATCTCCCTGCAACCTTCCACGCCCGGGCGGGTTCAATCGGGTGTGGCGGTTGCGGTTGCGATCGACCTGGATGCGGCACTCATGCTGCGCGTGCGCGACGGGGATCCTGCCTGTTTCGCGCAACTGCTGGAACGGCATCGGTCTTCGGTCATCAACTTTCTTTTCCGCATGGTCCAAAACAAAGCTATCGCCGAGGAGTTGGCCCAGGAGGTGTTCCTCCGGGTCTACCGCTCGCGTTTGAGCTACGAGGCCTCCGCCAAGTTCACCACATGGCTGTTCCGCATCGCGACCAACCTGGCGTTCAACTGGCTGCGCGACGAGAAGGGTCTCAAGTCGCAGGATAGCCTCCAGGATGATAGCGCCCAGAACGCGACCCGGCGGCTGAGCGACGGACAGCCTAGTGTGGAATCTGTACTTGTCCATCAGGTGAAGCTGCACGAAGTGCGGGAGGCGATCGCCAAACTGCCCGCCAAACAACGGGCTGCGATCTTGATGCACAAATACGAAGAGATGGAGTATGCTCAAATCGCGAAGGTGCTCTGCTGCTCGGAATCGGCTGTGAAGTCTCTTCTGTTCCGGGCGTACGAGAGCCTGCGCGCGAGGCTGGCGCAATACGCCTGACGCAAGGATGACCCAGGAACGCTCACCGCAATGCCCGCTGGAATCCGACGAACACGCCTGGGTTCTGATGGATTACTGCGCCGGTCATCTCGACCGTCAAAGTCAAGAAATACTTGAACTTCACATCGCCAACTGCCTCCACTGCAAGGAGTTCTGCGCCGATCAGAGAGCCGTCTGGAAGACTCTGGACGTTTGGCGCCCCGCTCCGCTGGACCCGGGTTTTGACGCCCGCCTGTTCGCACTGATTCAGGAACGCCCGGGCTGGACGACACGCGTCGTTTCCTGGCTGCGAGAGGTCTCCTGGAAGCCGGCCATTCCGGCCGCCGCCCTGCTCACCGCGTATTTCGTCATCGTGGCTCCGATGCCACCGGCGCCTCGGATCACCCAGACCCGGGCTGAGGTCCAGCAGGTGGAGCAGGCCCTGGCCGACCTCGACATGCTGCAGCAGCTCAAGTTGAGTGATCGATGAGTGGTCCCAAGTTCCTGCAATTCATAGCACTTATCCTGACGTGTAAGCCGGTGTTCGCGCTCGCGCAACCGGCACGCAGGCAGGCATCCGGCCCGGTAGAGCGGATTCGCCGAATGCCGCCGGAGCAGCGCCGCCGGACTCTGGAAAATCTCCCGCCCGATCGCCGCAAACAGGCGGAACAGCGCCTGCAGCGACTCGATGCCCTGCCGGCCGAGGAACGAGAGGCTCTTCAGCACCGGTACGACGCATTCCAGAAACTGCCGACGGAACGTCAGGAGCGCGCTCGGGGTATCTTTCAGAAGTTCAATGCCCTGGACGACGAGCCCCGCGCTCGCGTGCAGAACGAAATGGACTCGCTGCGCGCGCTTTCATCTCCCGCCCGAGGTGAACGACTTAAGAGCAAGCAGTTCAAGAAAGACTTCAATTCGAGCGAGCAGTCGATTCTCTCCGACTATGCGGCGCTACTGGACGAAAAGCCGTAGTTGCTGCATTCTAGAGGAACGAGGGCGGGATGGAACTTCCCACTGACCAGGAGTCGCGGGCGATCGAGAAGCTGATCGCCGAGATCGACCAGCTTGATGCCTATAGGGATCGGGTGGGTCGTCGTGTGATTCTGGCGTTCATCTGCACCTTTGCCCTGGCGTTGGGCCTGCTGGTCTACGTAGCGCTGACGGGCGGCCCTGGACGCAGGCTGCTGCGTCCGCCAGGACCGCGTGTTCCCGGGGTACTACAGGCCGCGCCTCGTTGAGAGAAACTCCCACCGCCCGCCACTAACCCTGTGTGATGCAATCGGGCCCAATTCCCGCCCTCGACGGACTGCGTGGCATTGCCATCCTTCTTGTTTTATTTCTTCACTTTAGAGCACCGGACTTGCAGCACCCATGGAAAGGATTCCTAGGTATCGGCTGGGTGGGTGTGCAGATCTTCTTCGTCCTGTCCGGCTTCCTGATCACCGGCATCCTGCTTGACAGCCGGCGATCATCGAACTACTTCAGCTCTTTCTGGATGCGGCGCATCCTACGCATCTTCCCGCTGTACTTCGCCGCCTTGATCGTGCTGTTGATTGCTTTTTCGACAGTCGTCGACCCACAGTACTTTTCCCTTCCAAATCAATCAGATCGGATCTATTACTGGATGTACTTGAATAACTGGATTCCGCTGCCGGCGGACGGCCGCCTGGAGCACATCCTGGGGCATTTCTGGTCGTTGGCGGCGGAGGAGCAGTTCTATCTGGTCTGGCCCATCGCGGTGTGGCTGCTGCCCGGGCGAAGGCTCTTCCGGTATTGCGGCGTCGCCTGTTTGGTTGTACTTGCAGGCAGAAGCTGGTGTGCCTGGCAGAACTGGGATCCTGGCTGGATCTACCGCAACACGATCCTGCGGGCAGACGCACTGATGATGGGCGCCATGGCGGCGATTGTGGTGCGGGATGCGGATTGGCTGAGGCGCGCCAGTCCTTGGCTCAAACCCGCACTGTGGGGTACAGGGGCGTCCGCGGCGGGCATCGTTGTCGCGGGCCGAGGAACGCACTACCTCCATCGGCCGGTACTGACCGCCGGAATGACCGTGTTTGCCGCACTATTCACGGTTCTCTTGACGGTGATTGTGACCACGAAGCCCGACAGCGGACCCGTCTGCCACCCGGTGCTTCGATGGCTGGGAAGGCACAGCTACGGGATGTACGTCTGGCACTGGCCCCTGGCATATGCGATGTACTATTCCTATCCACTGATGGGCCTAGAAAAAGGACCCGGCCAGATTGCCATGTTGGTGGCGGGTCTGGCCGGGTCCAGTTTGCTCGGTTGGCTCAGCTACGAGCTGTATGAAAAGCACTTCCTGCGATTAAAGCGATACTTTAAAGCAAAGCCGGAAATTACTCAGGAACGAGCCTTCTTCACGGCCTCGGTCAGTGCGGGTACGACGTCGAACAGGTCGCCGACGACGCCGTAGTCGGCCACCTCGAAGATGGGCGCGGCGGAGTCCTTGTTGATGGCCACGATGCACTTGGAGCCCTTCATGCCGACCAGGTGCTGGATGGCCCCGGAGATACCTACAGCCAAATAGACTTTGGGGGCCACGGTCTGGCCGGAGCTGCCGACCTGGCGTTCCATGGGGAGCCAGCCAGAGTCGCAGATAGGCCGCGAGGCAGCCAGTTCGGCGCCCAGCGCTTCCGCCAACTCCTGCACCAGCGGGAGGTTGCCCTCTTCCTTGATGCCGCGGCCAACCGCTACGATCAACTCCGCGGCCGAAAGATCGACGGCGCGGGCCGATTCGCGGAATGGTGCTTCTGGCTTCTGGCGGATCTGGGTGGCCTCCAGCAGGGGCGTCCGGGTTTCGATAGGTGCGGAGCCCGCCACCAGCGACTCGGCGCGGTAGGCGCCCGCCTGGAGCGATGCAAATACCGGGGCACCAGCGGCGGAGGAGTAGGAGGCGTTCAATTTGCCCTGAAAGAGCTGGCGTTCGAACGCAACAGCCTGGCCTTCGACGCGGAAAGCAATGACGTCGCTGAGCAGGACACGCTCGAAACGGGTGGCCAGCTTGGGTCCGAAGTCGCGCACCTGATAGGTGTGCGGCATCAGGACGTAGTCGGGTTGCAGGTCCTTGATCAGGCCGGCCAAGGCCGCGGTAGCTCCGTCGGCCGTGTACTGGTCAAGCAGGTCGTGTTCCAGGGCGATGACGCCGTCCAGTTGGTAGGCGGCCAAGTCCGCCGAAGGAGTGGACTTTCCAAAAACGCAGGCGCGCACCGGAAGTCCAAGGTCACGACCCAGTTGCTGCCCGGCGGCGAGCGTCTCGAAGGACATCTTGTGCCAGACGCCGGCCGACTGTTCGGTTATGACAAGAATGCCGCTCATAGGGCCCTCACCTCGAACTTGAGTTTCTCGACCAGTGTGGCCGCCTGCTGGGCCGGGCTGCCCTCGATCATCTGGGTTTGTTTCACGCGCTGCGGCT is a genomic window containing:
- a CDS encoding acyltransferase, producing the protein MQSGPIPALDGLRGIAILLVLFLHFRAPDLQHPWKGFLGIGWVGVQIFFVLSGFLITGILLDSRRSSNYFSSFWMRRILRIFPLYFAALIVLLIAFSTVVDPQYFSLPNQSDRIYYWMYLNNWIPLPADGRLEHILGHFWSLAAEEQFYLVWPIAVWLLPGRRLFRYCGVACLVVLAGRSWCAWQNWDPGWIYRNTILRADALMMGAMAAIVVRDADWLRRASPWLKPALWGTGASAAGIVVAGRGTHYLHRPVLTAGMTVFAALFTVLLTVIVTTKPDSGPVCHPVLRWLGRHSYGMYVWHWPLAYAMYYSYPLMGLEKGPGQIAMLVAGLAGSSLLGWLSYELYEKHFLRLKRYFKAKPEITQERAFFTASVSAGTTSNRSPTTP
- a CDS encoding sigma-70 family RNA polymerase sigma factor — encoded protein: MTSGISLQPSTPGRVQSGVAVAVAIDLDAALMLRVRDGDPACFAQLLERHRSSVINFLFRMVQNKAIAEELAQEVFLRVYRSRLSYEASAKFTTWLFRIATNLAFNWLRDEKGLKSQDSLQDDSAQNATRRLSDGQPSVESVLVHQVKLHEVREAIAKLPAKQRAAILMHKYEEMEYAQIAKVLCCSESAVKSLLFRAYESLRARLAQYA
- a CDS encoding electron transfer flavoprotein subunit alpha/FixB family protein; translated protein: MSGILVITEQSAGVWHKMSFETLAAGQQLGRDLGLPVRACVFGKSTPSADLAAYQLDGVIALEHDLLDQYTADGATAALAGLIKDLQPDYVLMPHTYQVRDFGPKLATRFERVLLSDVIAFRVEGQAVAFERQLFQGKLNASYSSAAGAPVFASLQAGAYRAESLVAGSAPIETRTPLLEATQIRQKPEAPFRESARAVDLSAAELIVAVGRGIKEEGNLPLVQELAEALGAELAASRPICDSGWLPMERQVGSSGQTVAPKVYLAVGISGAIQHLVGMKGSKCIVAINKDSAAPIFEVADYGVVGDLFDVVPALTEAVKKARS
- a CDS encoding DUF3106 domain-containing protein, which translates into the protein MSGPKFLQFIALILTCKPVFALAQPARRQASGPVERIRRMPPEQRRRTLENLPPDRRKQAEQRLQRLDALPAEEREALQHRYDAFQKLPTERQERARGIFQKFNALDDEPRARVQNEMDSLRALSSPARGERLKSKQFKKDFNSSEQSILSDYAALLDEKP
- the plsY gene encoding glycerol-3-phosphate 1-O-acyltransferase PlsY, producing MTTPLLILLAAYLLGGVPFGYILVRLKTGQDVRSMGSGNIGATNVLRTSGRAVGILTLLLDIGKGWFSVWLMGHFTGGNLSWMAGAAVAVVLGHAFPIFLKFQGGKAVASFAGAALALAPAALLGVIIVFVLVVAVTRFISLGSILGAALFPLGVWLIYHPEWPVMAACIFCGAFVVWRHKSNIQRLRAGTENVFHFGGKK
- a CDS encoding DNA-3-methyladenine glycosylase; this encodes MHFRVLPRSFYERPTVEVARSLLGQILEFNGRRGRILEVEAYLGEGDRAAHTHRGITPRTKVIFGPAGHAYVYFIYGMYYCLNIVAEPEGVAGCVLIRSVEGAGDGPGKLTRSLGITLEQNGCDVTVGPIRVYAGAEPQSIEVTPRIGIRQDAHLPLRFVVK
- a CDS encoding NAD(P)H-dependent glycerol-3-phosphate dehydrogenase, whose product is MKDLSVIGGGSWGTALAIVLAPRFERVRLWVYEQDLAERMRTTRRNDVYLPDSTLPANIEVSSDVHASALGAEVVLGVMPSHHARPIYTQLLPVLQPDMLFVSATKGLENGSLDRVSEVMREVIGVQFTPRVGVLSGPTFAKEVARGEPAAIVIASHDAELARAIQHAFSGPTLRLYTNNDPVGVEIGASLKNVIAIAAGVCAGLGLGANTMAALITRGLAEITRLAIAAGGEARTLSGLAGLGDLVLTCNGELSRNRTVGFQLGQGRTLDEILGGMRMVAEGVQTTYAAMDLAARLGVELPITRQMYAILREGKSPREGLRDLMDRSLKEE
- the thpR gene encoding RNA 2',3'-cyclic phosphodiesterase, encoding MRLFIGLDLPYEMRRNLELLLKLLQPKADIAWSPLSNLHVTTKFVGMWPVERLDELKDALREVPRPGPLKIGIRGLGWFPNPHNPHVLYAGIQAPDALQQLAKDCDAACAELGVPPETKPFHPHLTLARIKGPVELFPLKKAIADLPSADFGAFTAKEFHLYQSRPTAAGSVYTKFASYPLEV